One genomic region from Ralstonia pseudosolanacearum encodes:
- the treS gene encoding maltose alpha-D-glucosyltransferase — MTRNPTVLLVDDALWYKDAVIYQLHVKSFCDSDNDGVGDFPGLISKLDYIAELGVDAVWLLPFYPSPRRDDGYDIAEYRGVHPDYGTMADARRFIAEAHARGLRVITELVINHTSDQHPWFQRARRAKAGSALRDFYVWSDHDKKYAGTRIIFIDTEPSNWTWDPVANAYYWHRFYSHQPDLNFDNPRVLKAVLGVMKFWLNLGVDGLRLDAVPYLVEREGTANENLPETHAVLRKIRAAMDAEFKNRLLLAEANQWPEDTQEYFGNGDECHMAFHFPLMPRMYMAIAREDRFPITDIMRQTPEVPTTCQWAIFLRNHDELTLEMVTDAERDYLWEVYASDRRARLNLGIRRRLAPLLERDRRRVELMNSLLFSMPGTPVMYYGDEIGMGDNIHLGDRDGVRTPMQWSPDRNGGFSRADPEQLVLPAIMGSLYGYESVNVEAQTRDAHSLLNWTRRLLATRKRHRVFGRGSIQFLQPANRKVLAYIRALEGQSHDHPPILCVANLSRASQAVELDLSGYAQRVPVELIGGTAFPPIGQLPYLLTLPAYAFYWLELRENEPGPSWAQPAAEQLPEFTTLVLRAGLDALADTRQREAHRQLIEREILPTYLPKRRWFAAKDSVLRGAHFAWGTELPVDAASTNRPLAGATRPEVFINEIAVTLGDADGAERTERYLLPLSIAWESATLPALPIQLALARVRRGRHVGYLTDAFATETFARVLLANLVRGITLEASDGRVHFEPEPHLAELAEPPVAAETGAVRPAPLPLAPDAPVQWLAAEQSNSSLVIGESVIVKLFRRVAAGVHPEVEMTRHLTRIGYANTAALIGEIAHEGADGERSTLAVLQSFVPNQGDAWTWALDYLRRTIDELAVLTEAVSAGDGDAAPTAVSEARTDTDEALAGYLAFIGAIGTRLGELHVALAGPSDDPAFGTRAADADDAAFWTARVGEELARALDHLAAWQAANGPRAEVGWLLSQHDALLAAARERAQGGLGAMLARIHGDFHLGQVLVAQGDAYLIDFEGEPSRPVDERRRKTSPLRDVAGLVRSLDYVVGAMRQGPEHVAGPAQERRDQLLERFRNASTERFLDAYAAAILAPGSDDGACMLDLDLLDLFLLEKAAYEVNYEAANRPTWLPIPLAGLAQVARRLLPADVAPPVVQDPPGGAP; from the coding sequence ATGACGCGCAACCCGACCGTGCTGCTGGTGGACGACGCGCTCTGGTACAAGGACGCGGTCATCTATCAGCTGCACGTGAAATCGTTCTGCGACTCGGACAACGACGGCGTGGGAGACTTCCCGGGCCTGATCTCCAAGCTCGACTACATCGCCGAACTGGGCGTGGACGCGGTCTGGCTGCTGCCGTTCTACCCCTCGCCGCGCCGCGACGACGGCTACGACATCGCCGAATACCGCGGCGTGCACCCCGACTACGGCACCATGGCCGACGCGCGCCGCTTCATTGCCGAGGCGCACGCGCGCGGGCTGCGCGTCATTACCGAACTGGTCATCAACCACACCTCGGACCAGCACCCGTGGTTCCAGCGCGCGCGGCGCGCCAAGGCGGGCTCGGCGCTGCGCGACTTCTACGTGTGGTCGGACCACGACAAGAAATACGCCGGCACGCGCATCATCTTCATCGACACCGAGCCCTCCAACTGGACCTGGGACCCGGTGGCCAACGCCTACTACTGGCACCGTTTCTATTCGCACCAGCCCGACCTGAACTTCGACAACCCGCGCGTACTCAAGGCCGTGCTGGGCGTAATGAAGTTCTGGCTCAACCTGGGCGTGGACGGCTTGCGGCTCGATGCCGTGCCCTACCTGGTGGAGCGCGAGGGCACCGCCAACGAGAACCTGCCCGAGACGCACGCCGTGCTGCGCAAGATCCGCGCGGCAATGGACGCGGAGTTCAAGAACCGCCTGCTGCTGGCCGAAGCCAACCAGTGGCCCGAAGACACGCAGGAATACTTCGGCAACGGCGACGAGTGCCACATGGCCTTCCACTTTCCGCTGATGCCGCGCATGTATATGGCGATCGCGCGGGAGGACCGCTTTCCGATCACCGACATCATGCGGCAGACGCCCGAGGTGCCGACCACCTGCCAGTGGGCCATCTTCCTGCGCAACCACGACGAGCTGACGCTGGAGATGGTGACCGACGCGGAGCGCGACTACCTGTGGGAGGTCTACGCCAGCGACCGCCGCGCGCGGCTCAATCTCGGCATCCGCCGGCGCCTGGCGCCGCTGCTGGAGCGCGACCGCCGCCGCGTGGAGCTGATGAACAGCCTGCTGTTCTCGATGCCCGGCACGCCGGTGATGTACTACGGCGACGAGATCGGCATGGGCGACAACATCCACCTGGGCGACCGCGACGGCGTGCGCACGCCGATGCAGTGGTCGCCCGACCGCAACGGCGGCTTCTCGCGCGCCGATCCGGAGCAGCTGGTGCTGCCGGCCATCATGGGCTCGCTGTACGGCTATGAATCGGTCAACGTGGAGGCGCAGACGCGCGACGCGCATTCGCTGCTGAACTGGACGCGCCGGCTGCTGGCCACGCGCAAGCGCCACCGCGTGTTCGGGCGCGGCAGCATCCAGTTCCTGCAGCCGGCCAACCGCAAGGTGCTGGCCTATATCCGCGCGCTGGAGGGCCAAAGCCACGACCATCCCCCGATCCTGTGCGTGGCGAACCTGTCGCGCGCCTCGCAGGCGGTGGAGCTGGACCTGTCCGGCTATGCGCAGCGCGTGCCGGTGGAGCTGATCGGCGGCACGGCGTTTCCGCCCATCGGCCAGCTGCCCTATCTGCTGACGCTGCCGGCCTATGCGTTCTACTGGCTGGAGCTGCGCGAGAACGAGCCCGGCCCGTCGTGGGCGCAGCCGGCCGCGGAGCAGTTGCCCGAGTTCACCACGCTGGTGCTGCGCGCGGGGCTCGATGCGCTGGCCGACACGCGCCAGCGCGAGGCGCACCGCCAATTGATCGAGCGCGAGATCCTGCCGACCTATCTGCCCAAGCGCCGCTGGTTCGCGGCCAAGGACAGCGTGCTGCGCGGCGCGCACTTCGCCTGGGGCACCGAACTGCCGGTGGATGCGGCCTCCACCAACCGGCCGCTGGCGGGGGCGACCCGGCCCGAGGTGTTCATCAACGAGATCGCCGTCACGCTGGGCGATGCGGACGGCGCCGAGCGCACCGAGCGCTACCTGCTGCCGCTATCGATCGCGTGGGAGAGCGCCACGCTGCCCGCGCTGCCGATCCAGCTGGCGCTGGCGCGCGTGCGGCGCGGCCGCCATGTCGGCTACCTGACCGATGCCTTCGCCACCGAGACCTTCGCCCGTGTGCTGCTGGCCAACCTGGTGCGCGGCATCACGCTGGAGGCCAGCGACGGCCGCGTGCATTTCGAGCCCGAGCCGCACCTGGCCGAACTGGCGGAGCCACCGGTGGCCGCCGAAACCGGCGCGGTGCGCCCGGCGCCGCTGCCGCTGGCGCCCGACGCGCCGGTGCAGTGGCTGGCGGCGGAGCAGTCCAACAGCTCGCTGGTGATCGGCGAATCGGTCATCGTCAAGCTGTTCCGCCGGGTGGCGGCGGGTGTGCATCCGGAAGTGGAGATGACGCGCCACCTCACGCGCATCGGCTATGCCAACACGGCCGCGCTGATCGGCGAGATCGCGCACGAGGGCGCGGACGGCGAGCGCAGCACACTGGCCGTACTCCAAAGCTTCGTGCCCAACCAGGGCGATGCGTGGACCTGGGCGCTCGACTACCTGCGCCGCACCATCGATGAGCTGGCGGTGCTGACGGAGGCCGTCTCGGCCGGCGACGGCGACGCAGCGCCCACCGCCGTCTCGGAAGCGCGCACCGATACCGATGAAGCGCTGGCGGGCTACCTGGCCTTCATCGGCGCGATCGGCACGCGGCTGGGCGAGCTGCACGTCGCGCTGGCCGGGCCGTCGGACGATCCGGCCTTCGGCACCCGCGCCGCCGACGCCGACGACGCGGCCTTCTGGACCGCGCGTGTGGGCGAAGAGTTGGCCCGCGCGCTCGACCACCTCGCGGCATGGCAGGCGGCCAACGGACCGCGCGCCGAGGTCGGCTGGCTGCTGTCGCAGCACGATGCCCTGCTGGCAGCCGCCCGCGAACGCGCGCAGGGCGGCCTGGGCGCGATGCTGGCGCGCATCCACGGCGACTTCCACCTCGGCCAGGTGCTGGTGGCGCAGGGCGATGCCTACCTGATCGACTTCGAGGGCGAGCCATCGCGGCCGGTGGACGAGCGCCGGCGCAAGACCAGCCCGCTGCGCGACGTGGCCGGGCTGGTGCGCTCGCTCGACTACGTGGTGGGCGCCATGCGGCAGGGTCCCGAGCATGTGGCCGGGCCGGCGCAGGAGCGGCGCGACCAGTTGCTCGAACGCTTCCGCAATGCGTCCACCGAGCGCTTCCTCGATGCCTACGCGGCCGCCATCCTGGCCCCCGGTTCCGATGACGGCGCCTGCATGCTCGATCTGGACCTGCTCGACCTGTTCCTGCTGGAGAAGGCCGCCTACGAGGTCAACTACGAAGCGGCCAACCGGCCGACGTGGCTGCCGATCCCGCTGGCGGGCCTGGCGCAGGTGGCGCGCCGGCTGCTGCCGGCGGACGTGGCGCCGCCCGTGGTGCAGGATCCGCCCGGAGGCGCGCCGTGA
- a CDS encoding maltotransferase domain-containing protein, producing MTDPKTFAAPASRTLPATPPRAANGTQQPAVGRRTPAAQTPTHAPPAAAPHARPEAQRNAAAFTPAICYLHPLQQGPLDQWGGLLDRIAALGFDHVLIAPPFAVGAGGNVFVTRDHALLHAALGGGPAHAALGRLADACRQRGLTLLMDLVIDRVATDAPLRADHPDWFHCRAEHGDALDPRLPPSHLEVASFRHDDAHCAEAIGAWWMQQLRAWTALGIGGFRCEAPARLPAARWHPLIAATRESAGTQPVRFLAWTPGLDGRAVEALAGAGFDATFSSLRWWDFRAGWMVEEHARLAAVAPPIATVEVPFGTRYGQAFGDATTRERAYRRMLDVADVLGAGWLMPFGFERGALLPMQPERGDPTDAQWIDAHAAFDLSDAVRDVNATLRAAQAAGTVAPHADLRMLTGPDARMSALLRADGPDLRADDAATLLVINPDLHTGVAALADRFLPGVAGGFTRGVALDLLTEPAGNRDAALRAEARALAEIDLPPGGVQAWRVFRSRPVRWRPVVAPGGQRADADEADSKRADTAAAAPRIAIEHVAPAVDDGRFAVKRLVGDDIVVEADVLMDGHDQLAVELLWRADDDDAWQRVPMVPLGNDRWRGAFRPERLGRHAYAVAAWRDAFGTFRDELETKHTAGVEVTVELEEGAQLVAHAADHAPKDAPVGALHQLADLLRATAPDPAHRLKLLLDPATAHVMAQASHFRPFQVRSAPYPLDVERSGAAFASWYELFPRSASGDAQRHGTFRDVARRLGTIRAMGFDVLYFPPIHPIGRTHRKGRNNSLRAEPDDPGSPYAIGAEEGGHDAIHPQLGTLDDFRRLRDAARGQGLELALDFAIQCSPDHPWLRAHPGWFAWRPDGSVRYAENPPKKYEDIVNVDFYAASAKPALWLALRDVVMFWADEGVRLFRVDNPHTKPLPFWEWMIGEVRARYPDAIFLSEAFTRPKVMYRLAKLGFSQSYTYFTWRHGKQEFIDYLTELTRTPVREYFRPHFFVNTPDINPVFLQTSGRPGFLIRAALAATLSGLWGVYSGFELCEGQALPGKEEYLDAEKYQLRAWDHDRPGNIVAEIALLNRIRRANPALHSHLGVQFQPASGEGILYFSKSTPAPLPTHPAELADAAPERFGDNTLLVAISLDPHHPQEADIELPLWQWGLPDHGALMAENLVDGTRFVWRGKRQHVRLTPEHPFAIWRVRPALPSEEQPS from the coding sequence ATGACCGATCCGAAGACGTTCGCGGCACCCGCCTCCCGCACCCTGCCCGCCACGCCGCCCCGCGCGGCGAACGGCACGCAGCAGCCGGCCGTCGGGCGCAGGACACCCGCCGCGCAAACGCCCACGCACGCACCTCCCGCGGCAGCCCCGCACGCCCGGCCCGAGGCACAGCGGAATGCGGCGGCATTCACACCGGCGATCTGCTATCTCCATCCCTTGCAGCAGGGTCCGCTCGACCAGTGGGGCGGTCTGCTGGACCGCATCGCCGCGCTTGGCTTCGACCACGTGCTGATCGCGCCGCCGTTTGCGGTGGGCGCGGGCGGCAACGTGTTCGTCACGCGCGACCACGCGCTGCTGCATGCCGCGCTCGGCGGCGGCCCCGCACATGCGGCGCTGGGCCGGCTGGCCGACGCTTGCCGGCAGCGCGGCCTGACCCTGCTGATGGACCTGGTGATCGACCGCGTGGCGACCGACGCCCCGCTGCGCGCCGACCACCCCGACTGGTTCCACTGCCGCGCCGAGCACGGCGACGCGCTGGACCCGCGCCTGCCGCCGTCGCACCTGGAGGTGGCCTCGTTCCGCCACGACGATGCGCATTGCGCCGAGGCCATCGGCGCGTGGTGGATGCAGCAGCTGCGCGCGTGGACGGCGCTCGGTATCGGCGGCTTCCGCTGCGAGGCGCCGGCCCGCCTGCCGGCGGCGCGCTGGCACCCGCTGATCGCGGCCACGCGCGAGAGCGCCGGCACGCAGCCGGTGCGCTTCCTGGCCTGGACGCCGGGCCTGGACGGCCGGGCCGTCGAGGCCCTGGCCGGCGCCGGCTTCGATGCCACCTTCTCGTCGCTGCGCTGGTGGGATTTCCGCGCCGGCTGGATGGTGGAGGAACACGCGCGGCTGGCCGCCGTCGCGCCGCCCATCGCCACGGTAGAGGTGCCGTTCGGCACGCGCTACGGCCAGGCCTTCGGCGATGCCACGACGCGCGAGCGGGCCTACCGGCGCATGCTCGACGTGGCGGACGTGCTGGGCGCCGGCTGGCTGATGCCGTTCGGCTTCGAGCGCGGCGCGCTGCTGCCGATGCAGCCCGAGCGCGGCGACCCGACCGACGCGCAGTGGATCGACGCGCATGCAGCCTTCGATCTGTCCGACGCGGTGCGCGACGTGAACGCGACGCTGCGTGCCGCGCAGGCCGCCGGCACGGTGGCACCGCATGCGGACCTGCGCATGCTGACCGGCCCCGACGCGCGCATGAGCGCCCTGCTGCGCGCCGATGGCCCCGACCTGCGGGCGGACGATGCGGCGACGCTACTGGTCATCAACCCCGACCTGCACACCGGCGTCGCGGCACTGGCGGACCGCTTCCTGCCCGGCGTGGCGGGCGGCTTCACGCGCGGCGTGGCGCTCGACCTGCTGACCGAGCCGGCCGGCAACCGCGACGCCGCCCTGCGCGCCGAGGCGCGCGCGCTGGCGGAGATCGACCTGCCGCCGGGCGGCGTGCAGGCCTGGCGCGTGTTCCGCAGCCGGCCGGTCCGGTGGCGGCCTGTCGTGGCGCCCGGCGGGCAGCGGGCGGATGCGGACGAGGCGGACAGCAAACGCGCCGACACCGCCGCGGCCGCGCCGCGCATCGCCATCGAACACGTCGCCCCGGCCGTGGACGACGGCCGCTTTGCCGTGAAGCGGCTGGTGGGCGACGACATCGTCGTCGAAGCCGACGTGCTGATGGACGGGCACGACCAGCTGGCCGTCGAACTGCTGTGGCGCGCGGACGATGACGACGCCTGGCAACGCGTGCCGATGGTGCCGCTGGGCAACGACCGCTGGCGCGGCGCCTTCCGGCCCGAACGGCTGGGGCGGCATGCCTATGCCGTGGCCGCCTGGCGCGATGCCTTCGGCACCTTCCGCGACGAACTGGAGACCAAGCACACGGCCGGCGTGGAGGTGACTGTCGAGCTGGAAGAAGGCGCGCAGCTGGTCGCGCATGCAGCCGACCACGCGCCCAAGGACGCCCCGGTGGGCGCGCTGCACCAGTTGGCGGACCTGCTCCGGGCCACCGCCCCGGACCCCGCGCACCGGCTCAAGCTGCTGCTGGACCCGGCCACCGCGCACGTGATGGCGCAGGCCTCGCACTTCCGGCCGTTCCAGGTGCGCAGCGCACCGTATCCGCTCGACGTGGAGCGCAGCGGCGCCGCATTCGCCAGCTGGTACGAGCTGTTCCCGCGCTCGGCCAGCGGCGACGCGCAGCGGCACGGCACCTTCCGCGACGTGGCGCGCCGGCTGGGGACGATCCGCGCGATGGGCTTCGACGTGCTGTACTTCCCGCCCATCCACCCGATCGGGCGCACCCACCGCAAGGGGCGCAACAACAGCCTGCGCGCCGAGCCCGACGACCCGGGCAGCCCCTACGCGATCGGCGCCGAGGAAGGCGGGCACGACGCCATCCACCCGCAGCTCGGCACGCTGGACGATTTCCGCCGGCTGCGCGATGCTGCCCGCGGGCAGGGGCTGGAGCTGGCGCTCGACTTCGCCATCCAGTGCTCGCCCGACCACCCCTGGCTGCGCGCGCACCCGGGCTGGTTCGCCTGGCGCCCCGACGGCAGCGTCCGCTACGCCGAGAACCCGCCCAAGAAATACGAAGACATCGTCAACGTCGATTTCTACGCCGCGAGCGCCAAGCCCGCGCTGTGGCTCGCGCTGCGCGACGTGGTGATGTTCTGGGCCGACGAGGGCGTGCGGCTGTTCCGCGTCGACAATCCGCACACCAAGCCGCTGCCGTTCTGGGAATGGATGATCGGCGAGGTGCGCGCGCGCTACCCCGACGCGATCTTCCTGTCGGAGGCATTCACGCGGCCCAAGGTGATGTACCGGCTGGCCAAGCTGGGCTTCTCGCAGTCGTACACCTACTTCACGTGGCGCCACGGCAAGCAGGAATTCATCGACTACCTGACCGAGCTGACCCGCACGCCGGTGCGCGAGTATTTCCGGCCGCACTTCTTCGTCAACACGCCCGACATCAATCCGGTGTTCCTGCAGACCTCGGGGCGGCCGGGTTTTCTGATCCGCGCGGCGCTGGCGGCCACGCTGTCGGGGCTGTGGGGCGTCTATAGCGGATTCGAGCTGTGCGAGGGGCAGGCGCTGCCCGGCAAGGAGGAATACCTGGACGCCGAAAAGTACCAGCTGCGCGCGTGGGACCACGACCGGCCCGGCAACATCGTCGCCGAGATCGCGCTGCTCAACCGCATCCGCCGCGCCAATCCGGCACTGCATTCGCACCTGGGCGTGCAGTTCCAGCCGGCCTCGGGCGAGGGCATCCTGTACTTCAGCAAATCGACGCCGGCGCCGCTGCCGACCCATCCGGCCGAGCTCGCCGATGCCGCGCCGGAGCGCTTCGGCGACAACACGCTGCTGGTCGCCATCAGCCTTGACCCGCATCACCCGCAGGAGGCCGATATCGAGCTGCCGCTGTGGCAATGGGGCCTGCCCGACCACGGCGCGCTGATGGCGGAGAACCTCGTCGACGGCACGCGCTTCGTGTGGCGCGGCAAGCGGCAGCACGTGCGGCTGACGCCCGAGCACCCGTTTGCCATCTGGCGCGTGCGGCCCGCGCTGCCTTCGGAGGAGCAACCGTCATGA
- the glgA gene encoding glycogen synthase GlgA: MSLNVLFVASEAVPLAKTGGLGDMVGACAGALQRAGLHVTVMLPGYPAAQAQLRDARVACTLSDLPGGPARVLLGTMPDTGVPVLLLDAPALFDRPGNPYLDACGEPYADNALRFAAFSHAAAHVAGGVPGLPAFDIVQAHDWHAALVPLLVKRAGLPVKTVLTVHNLAFQGNFPPRIAQGLGLPSDAVREAGFFGQFSFLKAGLMWADRITTVSRTYAREILTDAFGYGMQDVLRARRHDLVAILNGIDNAVWNPSKDAYLSRRFVAGNLSGKHAAKRQLQTLLRLPEHAHAPLLALGSRLTHQKMADVALQALPQMLEAHADLQVAVLGCGERRYESAMAALAEQYPRRMAAVIGYTERNAHMLHAGADLLLHGSRFEPCGLTPLYAMRYGTVPVASRVGGLVDTIADRGSPEAALRGATGFLFDGETPEAMASAVARALRVFVQPRAWRVLQYNGMTTDFGWSQPAREYLALYATLAPRATPMPHLQHWPMRTLARPASPPDTAPVGKPARRRRTAALSPTARAHAVARAAGREKIRA; encoded by the coding sequence TTGTCGCTGAACGTCCTCTTTGTCGCATCGGAAGCGGTGCCGCTGGCCAAGACCGGTGGCCTGGGAGACATGGTCGGGGCATGCGCCGGCGCGCTGCAGCGCGCCGGATTGCACGTGACCGTGATGCTGCCGGGGTACCCCGCTGCGCAGGCGCAATTGCGCGATGCCCGGGTGGCCTGCACGCTGTCCGATCTGCCGGGCGGGCCCGCGCGCGTGCTGCTGGGCACGATGCCCGATACCGGCGTGCCGGTGCTGCTGCTCGACGCCCCGGCGCTGTTCGATCGTCCGGGCAACCCGTACCTCGATGCCTGCGGCGAGCCCTACGCCGACAACGCGCTGCGCTTCGCCGCGTTCAGCCATGCGGCCGCGCACGTGGCCGGCGGCGTGCCCGGCCTGCCCGCATTCGACATCGTGCAGGCGCATGACTGGCATGCCGCGCTGGTGCCGCTGCTGGTCAAGCGCGCGGGACTGCCGGTCAAGACGGTCCTGACCGTGCACAACCTGGCGTTCCAGGGCAACTTCCCGCCGCGCATCGCGCAGGGCCTCGGCCTTCCCTCGGACGCGGTGCGCGAGGCCGGGTTCTTTGGGCAGTTCAGTTTCCTGAAGGCGGGGCTGATGTGGGCCGACCGCATCACCACCGTGAGCCGGACCTATGCGCGCGAGATCCTGACCGACGCCTTCGGCTACGGCATGCAGGACGTGCTGCGGGCGCGCCGGCATGACCTCGTCGCCATTCTCAACGGCATCGACAACGCGGTGTGGAATCCCTCGAAGGATGCCTACCTGTCGCGGCGTTTTGTTGCGGGCAACCTGAGTGGCAAGCACGCCGCCAAGCGGCAGCTGCAGACGCTGCTGCGCCTGCCGGAACACGCGCATGCGCCGCTGCTGGCGCTGGGCAGCCGCCTGACGCACCAGAAGATGGCAGACGTGGCACTGCAGGCACTGCCGCAGATGCTGGAAGCCCATGCCGACCTGCAGGTGGCGGTGCTGGGCTGCGGCGAGCGCCGCTATGAAAGCGCCATGGCCGCCCTGGCCGAGCAGTATCCGCGCCGGATGGCGGCCGTGATCGGCTATACCGAGCGCAACGCGCACATGCTGCACGCCGGCGCCGACCTGCTGCTGCACGGCAGCCGTTTCGAGCCGTGCGGCCTGACGCCGCTGTATGCCATGCGCTACGGCACGGTGCCGGTGGCCTCGCGGGTGGGCGGGCTGGTCGACACGATCGCCGATCGCGGCTCGCCCGAGGCGGCGCTGCGCGGCGCCACCGGCTTCCTGTTCGACGGCGAGACGCCCGAGGCCATGGCGAGCGCGGTGGCGCGCGCGCTGCGCGTGTTCGTCCAGCCGCGCGCCTGGCGCGTCCTGCAATACAACGGCATGACGACGGACTTCGGCTGGTCGCAGCCGGCGCGCGAGTACCTGGCGCTGTATGCCACGCTGGCACCGCGCGCCACGCCGATGCCGCATCTGCAGCACTGGCCGATGCGCACGCTTGCGCGACCCGCGAGCCCGCCGGACACGGCGCCGGTGGGCAAACCCGCGCGCCGGCGCCGGACGGCGGCGTTGTCCCCCACGGCCCGCGCGCACGCGGTGGCGCGCGCCGCCGGCCGGGAAAAGATCCGCGCATGA
- the ahpC gene encoding alkyl hydroperoxide reductase subunit C: MSLINTQVQPFKAQAFHNGKFVEVTEQNLKGKWSVLIFMPAAFTFNCPTEVEDAADNYAEFQKAGAEVYIVTTDTHFSHKVWHETSPAVGKAQFPLVGDPTHVLTNAFGVHIPEEGLALRGTFVINPEGVVKTSEVHDNAIARDVKETLRKLKAAQYVASNPGQVCPAKWNEGAKTLKPSLDLVGKI; encoded by the coding sequence ATGTCGCTGATCAACACCCAAGTGCAGCCTTTCAAGGCACAAGCTTTCCACAACGGCAAGTTCGTCGAAGTCACCGAGCAAAACCTCAAGGGCAAGTGGTCCGTGCTGATCTTCATGCCGGCCGCCTTCACCTTCAACTGCCCGACCGAAGTCGAAGACGCTGCTGACAACTACGCCGAATTCCAGAAGGCCGGTGCCGAGGTCTACATCGTCACCACCGACACGCACTTCTCGCACAAGGTGTGGCACGAAACCTCGCCGGCCGTCGGCAAGGCCCAGTTCCCGCTGGTGGGCGACCCGACCCACGTGCTGACCAACGCCTTCGGCGTGCACATCCCCGAAGAAGGCCTGGCCCTGCGCGGCACCTTCGTGATCAACCCGGAAGGCGTGGTCAAGACCTCGGAAGTGCACGACAACGCCATCGCGCGTGACGTGAAGGAAACGCTGCGCAAGCTCAAGGCCGCCCAGTACGTCGCCAGCAACCCCGGCCAGGTCTGCCCGGCCAAGTGGAACGAAGGCGCCAAGACGCTCAAGCCGTCGCTGGACCTGGTCGGCAAGATCTAA
- the ahpF gene encoding alkyl hydroperoxide reductase subunit F, whose product MLDADVKAQLKAYLERLVQPIELVASIDDSEGSRDMMDLLRDVAAQSGMIALTEQRDDAERTPSFLIRRTGTDVGVRFAAIPTGHEFTSLVLALLQVGGYAPKLDDDVIEQIRNIEGDFRFETYMSLTCQNCPDVVQALNVMSVINPRIQHVAIDGALFQDEVEARKIMAVPTLFLNGEVFSQGRMGVEEILAKIDTGAATRDAEKLNARAPYDVLIVGGGPAGAAAAVYAARKGVRTGVVAERFGGQVLDTMSIENFISVPETEGPKFAAALEQHVRQYNVDIMNVQRAVKLTPADEPGGLAEVTLANGAVLKGRSIIVSTGARWRNVNVPGEQEYRNRGVAYCPHCDGPLFKGKRVAVIGGGNSGVEAAIDLAGIVSHVTLLEFGDQLKADAVLVRKLESLPNATILTNAQTTEITGNGEKVNGLRYRHRTNGAEHDVALEGVFVQIGLVPNTEWLDGVVERNRFGEIIVDARGHTSVPGVFAAGDSTTVPFKQIIIATGEGAKAALSAFDHLIRVPLAEAA is encoded by the coding sequence ATGCTGGACGCTGATGTCAAGGCCCAACTGAAAGCCTACCTCGAACGCCTTGTGCAGCCCATCGAACTGGTCGCCTCGATCGATGACAGCGAAGGCTCCCGCGACATGATGGACCTGCTGCGTGATGTCGCCGCGCAGTCCGGCATGATCGCGCTCACCGAACAGCGCGACGACGCCGAGCGCACGCCGTCGTTCCTGATCCGCCGCACCGGCACCGATGTCGGTGTCCGTTTCGCGGCCATCCCGACCGGCCACGAGTTCACCTCGCTCGTGCTCGCGCTGCTGCAGGTGGGCGGCTACGCCCCCAAGCTCGATGACGACGTCATCGAACAGATTCGCAACATCGAAGGCGATTTCCGCTTCGAGACCTATATGTCCCTGACGTGCCAGAACTGCCCGGACGTGGTCCAGGCGCTGAACGTCATGTCGGTGATCAACCCGCGCATCCAGCACGTCGCCATCGACGGCGCGCTGTTCCAGGACGAAGTGGAAGCGCGCAAGATCATGGCCGTGCCGACCCTCTTCCTGAACGGGGAAGTCTTCAGCCAGGGCCGCATGGGCGTGGAAGAGATCCTCGCCAAGATCGACACCGGCGCCGCCACCCGCGACGCCGAGAAGCTCAACGCCCGCGCACCGTACGACGTGCTGATCGTCGGCGGCGGGCCGGCCGGCGCGGCGGCAGCCGTGTATGCCGCGCGCAAGGGCGTGCGCACCGGCGTGGTGGCCGAGCGCTTCGGCGGCCAGGTGCTCGACACGATGAGCATCGAGAACTTCATCTCCGTGCCGGAGACCGAAGGGCCGAAGTTCGCCGCCGCGCTGGAGCAGCACGTGCGCCAGTACAACGTCGACATCATGAACGTGCAGCGCGCCGTCAAGCTCACGCCGGCCGACGAGCCGGGCGGCCTCGCCGAGGTGACGCTGGCCAACGGCGCGGTGCTCAAGGGCCGCTCGATCATCGTGTCGACCGGCGCGCGCTGGCGCAACGTCAACGTGCCGGGCGAGCAGGAATACCGCAACCGCGGCGTGGCGTACTGCCCGCACTGCGATGGCCCGCTGTTCAAGGGCAAGCGCGTGGCCGTGATCGGCGGCGGCAACTCCGGCGTGGAAGCCGCGATCGACCTGGCGGGCATCGTCAGCCATGTCACGCTGCTCGAGTTCGGCGACCAGCTCAAGGCCGATGCCGTGCTGGTGCGCAAGCTGGAAAGCCTGCCCAACGCGACCATCCTCACCAACGCCCAGACCACCGAGATCACCGGTAACGGCGAAAAGGTCAACGGCCTGCGCTACAGGCACCGTACCAACGGCGCCGAGCACGACGTCGCGCTGGAAGGCGTGTTCGTGCAGATCGGCCTGGTGCCCAACACCGAGTGGCTCGACGGCGTGGTGGAGCGCAACCGCTTCGGCGAGATCATCGTCGATGCGCGCGGCCACACCAGCGTGCCGGGCGTGTTCGCGGCGGGCGACTCGACCACGGTGCCGTTCAAGCAGATCATCATCGCCACGGGCGAGGGTGCCAAGGCCGCACTGTCCGCCTTCGATCACCTGATCCGGGTGCCGCTGGCTGAAGCCGCCTGA